The Pelagibacterium halotolerans B2 nucleotide sequence GAAACCTCGTTATCGCTGTTCCAGACGACCTCGCCGCCCTCCACAGCGTCCGCGAGCATCGTGGCCGCCACGCGCAGGTTCGATTGCTGGTTGTCGTGCGCGGTGCGGGCGATCTCGGATCGCAACTCGCTATCCACGAGCCAGAAAATACTTCCAATCGATAATGCAAGAACCGCGAGAAACAGAAAAACCACCGAAGTGGACAGCTTTATGTTCTTGATACTTGGACGGGAGAATTTCATGGAGCACCTGCAGCGTTTGATACGCAAACAAACAGGTATTAAAATTAAATTTTCATAAAATTCCCACTCGAATACCGCGTTTGTGAGGGCAAAAGCGCAACTATACCGGCAGACTGCTCCATTCTTTGACTTCACGAATACTCAAGTTTGAGTGGATGCGCGCCACACCGGGCAGCCGCGCCACAAGTTCGCGATGCAGCCGCTCGAACGCCGCCGCATCCTGGCAGACGACCCGCAGGATATAGTCGGACTGCCCGGCCATCAGATGGCATTCGAGAATTTCGGGGATGTCACGCACCGCCCGCTCGAACGCCTCGAACGTCTTGTCGGACTGACTGGTCAGCGAAAGCTCGATGAAGAACTGCATCGAAAGGCCCAGTTTCGAGCGATTCAGGACAGCGCGATATCCGGCGACAAACCCACGCTCCTCGAGCGCCTTGAGCCGTCTGTGACAGGCCGAAGCCGAGAGCCCCACCCGGTCTCCCAATTCCACCATCGATTGCGCGGAATCCGCCTGGATGAACCGCAGGATTTTGCGGTCGATTTCATCAATGGGCAATTTCATCACGCATTCCGTCTCTTTGGCGCAATACCATCCCGTATCTCTAAATAATTGCTGCGCAATCTGCAACGCTACTGTGCCCAAGCGGCGTTACACTGTCATCTTCACAAGAAGAGGAGATCGACATGCGTATCGGCGTGCCGAGAGAAATCAAGAACCATGAATATCGGGTCGGCCTGACCCCGGAAAGCGCCGCCGAACTGAGCGCTGCAGGCCATGAAGTTCTTGTCGAGACCGGTGCCGGCGCCGGGATCGGCGCCACCGACGCGGCATACGAGGCCGCCGGTGCCAAAATCGCCCCCGATGCCGGGGCCGTCTTTTCGAAAAGCGAAATGATCGTCAAGGTCAAGGAACCGCAGGCCGCCGAGCGCGCCATGCTTTCCGATGGCCAGATCCTGTTTACCTATCTTCACCTCGCCCCCGATCCGCAACAGACCGCGGACCTCGTGAGATCGGGCGCCGTCTGCATTGCCTATGAGACGGTGACCGACCCGGCCGGCAGCCTGCCCCTGCTCAAGCCCATGAGCCAGGTGGCCGGGCGCATGTCCATTCAGGCCGGCGCGACGGCGCTGGAAAAATCCCATGGCGGACGCGGCGTGTTGCTGGGCGGCGTTCCCGGCGTTCACCCGGCCAAGGTGGCCGTGCTGGGCGGTGGCGTCGTGGGCTTTCACGCCGCGCAGATGGCCGTGGGCATGCAGGCCGATGTGACAATTTTAGACAAGAGCCCCGCAGCGCTCGAACGCCTCTCGAACCATTTCGGCGCTTCGGCCCGCGTGCTCTATTCCAATCGCGCGGCGGTCGCGACCGCCATAGCCGAGGCCGATCTGGTGATCGGGGCCGTGCTGGTGCCCGGTGCGGCGGCACCCAAACTGGTGACGCGGGACATGCTGGCCACAATGCAGCCCGGCGCGGTGCTTGTCGATGTGGCCATCGATCAGGGCGGCTGTTTTGAAACCTCAAGGCCCACGACCCATGCCGACCCCACCTATGTGGTCGACGATATCGTCCATTATTGCGTGGCCAACATGCCCGGCGGGGTGGCGCGTACATCCACCTATGCCCTCAACAACGTCACCCTGCCCTTCGCTTTGGCGCTGGCCAACAAGGGCTGGAAAAAGGCGCTGGCCGACGACACCCATCTGCGCAACGGGCTGAACGTGGCGCATGGGGCCGTGACCTGCGAACCCGTCGCCGAGGTTCTGGGGTATGAGTACCGGCCGGCCGAGGAAGTGGTTGCGGGCTAGAGCGTGTCCAGCAAAAGTGGAAACGGTTTTGCGGTTCGGACACGCGATAAAACAAAGGCTTAGAGCCAAGGATTTGATTCAATCAAATCCTGAGCGGGTCTAGTCTGGCTTTTTGGGCATGCGATGCACCGGATTCCGGCAATAAATGCCGGAATGGCAATTGAGTACGAAACGCTCCGTCCTCACTCAACCTGCTGGCCTCCGGGACTTGTTCCCAGGGTCCAGCAGCATCTCCAAAATCGACAAACGCAAGTTTGGCCACAATCGAATGAGGAGCGATTCACGATTTTCCGTTGGCATGCGCCAGAATGACGACGCTGCGCGGTGGCAATGTCAGCCTTGCGTTCTCGATGACGATCTCGGCATCGATCGCCGAAACCAGCGCGACCTCGAAATTGAGTCCCTGTTCGGGTGGCAGGACGACCTCGATTTCCTCGCGCAGCCTGTTGAACCAGGCCAGCAAGATCTCGCCCTCCTCGTGCAGGAACATCCCCAAAACGCCGGAATCCGGTCGGTTCCAGTCGTCTTCGGTCATTTCCGCCCCGTCCGCGCGGACCCACATGACGTCCTTGAACCCGTCAGATTTCTCCCCTGTCAGGAACTTGTCGCTCCTGAAGGCCGGGTGATTGCGGCGCATGTCGGAAAGGCCGGCGACGAAATTGACGAGGTCGCCATCGGCGTTTTCCCAGTCCAGCCAGGTGATCTCATTGTCCTGGGCATAGGCGTTGTTGTTGCCGCCCTGGCTGCGCCCGAACTCGTCGCCGGCCGTTAACATGAGTGAGCCATGCGAGACGAAAAGCGTGGCCAGTAAAGCTCTTACGTCATTTCTGCGCGCCGTGTTGATCGCCTCGTCATCGGTCTCACCCTCGGCGCCGTTGTTCCAGGAATAATTGGCGTTGTGCCCGTCGCGATTGTCCTCGCCATTGGCGTCGTTGTGCTTGTTTTCGTAGGCAACCAGGTCGGCCAGCGTGAACCCGTCATGGGCGGCAAGGAAATTGACGCTGGCCGAGGGCTTGCGCCCGTCATGGTTGAATTGGTCGGCCGAGCCGGCCAGCTTTCCCGCCAATGCCCCGATCATGTGGTCCTCGCCACGCCAGAATTTGCGCACCGTGTCGCGGTACTGGTCGTTCCATTCGATGAACGGCTCGCCGAACTGGCCGACATGATAGCCCCCCGGACCGGGATCCCACGGCTCGGCGATCAACAGGCAGTCCTTGAGGATGTCGTCGGTCCTGATGCGTTCGAGCAGTTCGGCATCGCGCGAGAACCCGTCCAGCGACCGCCCCAGAACCGTCGCCAGGTCGAACCGGAACCCCGCGATCCCGAATTCGGTCACCCAATAGCGTAGACTGTCGATCACAAGGTCCTGCACCGCCGGATGGTCGCAGCGCAGCGTGTTGCCGGTGCCCGCATCATTGACCAGTTCCATCGCCCCATCGACTTCGACATGGCGGTAATAGGTCAGTGCATCGAGCCCCTTCATCGAAATGACCGGCCCCTGGGAATCCCCTTCGCCCGTGTGGTTGTAAACCACGTCGAGCACCACCCTGATCCCCGCTTCGCGATAGGTCTCGACCATATGCCGCAACGATTGCGGCCCGCGCGGGATGATGCGCGGATCGGTGGCGAAATAGGTGATGGGGTTATACCCCCACACATTGGTCAGCCCCAGCGAGGGCAGGTGCCCGTCATCGATCCACCCGGCGATCGGCATCAGTTCGACCACATCCACCCCCATATGCCTGAGGTGATCGACGACATACCCCGTCGTCATCCCCGCCAGCGTTCCCCGCAGCGGTCCCTGCACCGAAGGGTGGCGCATGGTGAAGGGGCGGACATTGAGCTCGTAGATCAGGTGCGGACGGCTCGTATCGGGCTCCCAGAGCGGCTCGCGCACCGGCCCCTGCACCAGCGCCTTGGGCACCAGAGGGGCGGTATCGACCGATTCATCGCGCGCCAGCCGCAATTTCGGGCTGCGCACGAACGTCCTGTCGATGCGCCGCGCGTAAGGATCGACCAGAAGCTTGTTGGGATCGAAATAATAGCCCTGCGCCGGATCGTACCGCCCGTCGGCGCGCAGCCCGTAGCTGGCATTTTCGCCGATCCCCGCCACATGCCCCGACCAGCGATTGGCTTGGTCACGGGTGAGCTCGATCCGGTCGGTTTCCTCGTCCTGACTGTCGAACAGGCACACCCAGATCTTTTCGGCGGTCTCTGAATAGACCCCGAAATCCACACCGGCATCGGTCACCGTCGCGCCGAGCGGCGCGGGTGAGGCAGGCTGCTTGTCTCGTGACATTTGGGGACTTTCCGTCAGGTTATGACCGTTGGAGCATCGCGGCCGGTACGGGCCTTGATCTCGGCGACAGCATCGGCCAGTGCGATCAGGTCGGCAAGAGCCTCCTGGGTATCCCTGTCATGCGTGCCGTCGCCGGGCTCGAACCGCTCGATGTAAACCCGTAAAGTCGCCCCGACCGTTCCGGTTCCCGACAGCCGGAAGACGATGCGCGAACCGTCATCGAACCCGATGCGCAACCCCTGTCCCGTGGCGGTCGAGCCGTCCACCGGGTCGTTATAGGAAAAATCGTCGGCAAGGATCACCTTGCGCCCGTCCAACCCGTTGGCGAGCAGGCCCGGAAGCTTGGTGCGCAGATCGGTCATCAGCGCGCGGGCATCGTCGGCATCGACCTCTTCGTAATCGTGCCGCGAATAATAATTGCGCCCATAGGTCGCCCAATGCTCGCGCACGATCTCGTCGACGCCCTGCTTGCGCGAAGCGAGAATGTTGAGCCAGAGCAGCACGGCCCACAGCCCGTCCTTTTCGCGCACATGATCCGATCCCGTCCCGGCGCTTTCCTCGCCGCAGATGGTCACCTGCCCGGCATCGAGCAGATTGCCGAAAAATTTCCAGCCCGTGGGCGTCTCGTAAAGCGCGATCCCCAGCCTTTGCGCCACCCGGTCGGCCGCCGCGCTGGTCGGCATCGAGCGGGCGATACCCGCCAGCCCGTTGCTGTATCCGGGCGCGAGATGGGCGTTGGCGGCCAAGAGCGCCAGCGAATCCGAGGGGGTGACGAACCGGTTTTTCCCGATAATGAGGTTACGGTCCCCATCGCCATCGGACGCCGCGCCGAAATCGGGCGCGTCCGGGCTCATCATCAGATCGTAAAGGTCCTTGGCATGGACGAGGTTGGGATCGGGGTGTCCCCCGCCGAAATCGGGGAGCGGGATGCCGTTGACCACAGTGCCCTGCGATGCGCCCAACCGGCCCTCGATGATCGCCTTTGCGTAGGGCCCGGTCACCGCGTGCATGGCATCGAACCGCATGGTGAAACCCGCCGCAAACATCGCCGCGATGGCGTCGAAATCGAAAAGGGTTTCCATGAGCGCCACATAGTCGGCCACCGGATCGATCACCTCGACGCTCATGCCCGAAACGTCGTGCACCCCGATCTGGCCAAGGTCGATATCGGCGGTATCGACACTCTTATACTGGGTGATTTCCATGGACCGCGCATAGACCGCATCGGTGATCTTTTCAGCCGCCGGCCCGCCATTGGACGCGTTGTACTTGATCCCGAAATCGCCGTCCGGCCCGCCCGGGTTGTGGCTGGCCGAAAGCACGATCCCGCCGAACGCCTTGTAATGGCGGATGATGTGGGACGCCGCCGGGGTCGATAAAATCCCCCCCTGCCCGACCATCACCTTGCCGAACCCGTTCGCCGCCGCCATGCGGATGACGATCTGGATGACGGTGTCGTTGAAATAGCGCCCGTCCCCCCCGATCACCAGCGTCTGGCCTTCCCGGCCCGGCAGGCTGTCGAACAGCGACTGGACGAAGTTCTCGACATAATTGGGCTGCTGGAAGTGGCTGACCCGCTTGCGCAGCCCCGAGGTCCCCGGCTTCTGGTCGGAAAAAGGCGTTGTGGAGACGGTCCTGATGCTCACTGGGCTTCCCCCAAGATCTTCTGATAGAGCGCGGCATATTTTCCGGCACTGTTGGTCCATGAAACGTCGGTCTTCATGCCCTTGCGCTGCATGCGGGCCCAGATGTCGGGCCGTTGGTAGAGCGCGACGGTGCGCGAAATCGCTTCGCCCAGCGCCGGCCCGTCGACCGGGGAGAATTGCACGCCGGTCGCAACCCCTGCTTCAACCGCCGCCTCATTGGCGTCGATTACCGTATCGGCCAGCCCGCCCACGCGGCTGACCAGAGGAATGGCGCCGTAGCGCAGGCCGTAGAGTTGGGTCAGCCCGCATGGCTCGAAACGCGAGGGCACAAGGATCACATCCGTGCCCCCCTGCATCAGATGGGACAGCGCCTCGTCATAACCCTTGACGAACCCCACCCGTCCCGGGTGGCGCGACGCCGCGTCAGACATCGCCGCTTCGAGCTGGACGTCGCCCGAGCCCAGCACCGCAAGAGAGCCGCCAAGCGAGACCAGCCAGTCGACATTTTCGGCAACGATATCGATGCCCTTTTGCCAGGTCAGGCGCGAAACCAGCCCGAACAGCGGCCCCGCCTCCGCCGTGATCCCGAAGCGCTCGGCCAGCGCCGCGCGGTTGGTGGCCCGGGCCTTGGTGTTGGCGGCGCCATAATGGGCGGGCAGTTCGGGGTCGGTCTGCGGATTCCAGGCTGTCGCATCGATCCCGTTGAGAATGCCGTAAAGATCGTGCCCGCGCTCATTGAGCAGCCCTTCCAGCCCCATGCCATATTCGGGCGTGCGGATTTCGCGCGCATAGGTGGGGCTGACGGTGGTGATGGCGTGGGCACAGCGCATGCCGCCCTTGAGGAACCCGACACCCCCGTAATATTCGACGCCAGACATGTCGAAAGCCTGCGCCGGCAGGCGCAGATGGGGAAAGATATCCGCCCCGAACTGCCCCTGGAAGGCGATATTGTGGATGGTGAGGATCACCTTGGTCCGGGTATCGCCACCGAACGCCACATAGGCCGCCGCCATGGCCGCCGTCCAGTCATGGGCGTGGATGATGGCGGGCCGGTAGCCTTCGACAAGCCCCCTCGCCAGCTCCGCCGCCACCCATGAGAGCGCGCCGAAACGCTGCCAGTTGTCGGGCCAGTCGGCGCCGGTCTGGTCGACATAGATGCCGCCCGGCCGGTCGAACAGATGTCCGGCATCGAGCACGATGAGGTCGAGCCCGGCCACCCGGGCCGCGATCAGTTCCGCCCGCCCGCCGAACAGGTCATCGAAAGTTGCAACGGTCCGTCCGCGCTTGATGGCCGCCTTGACCTGCGGATAGCCGGGCACCAGCGTGCGCATGGCGACGTCGTGATCGGCCAGCGCCGCCGGCAGCGCCCCGGCCACATCGGCCAGCCCCCCGGTCTTGACCAGCGGGTAGATTTCGGAGGTGACAGAGAGAACGTCCATCATTTCGAAGCAAGGTACCGGTTGATCATGGGCTGGGTGATGAGGGTGACGCCGCTCTCGGTGCGCCGGAACCATTTGGCATCGAATTCGGGGTCCTCCCCGACCACCAGCCCTTCGGGAATTTCCACCCGCGCATCGACAACCACCTTGCTGAGTCGCACGCCGCGCCCGATGGTGCATTGAGGCAGGACCACCGCCTCGTTGAGCTCGGAATAGGAATTGACCCGTGCGCCGGTCGCCAGCAGCGTGCGCCGCAACTGGGCACCCGAAACGATACAATCGCCCGAAACGAGCGAGGAAATCGCCTGTCCGCGCCGTCCGTCGATATCGTGGACGAACTTGGCGGGCGGCGTGATCTCCGCATGGGTCCAGATCGGCCATTCGCGGTCGTACAGATCGAGCTGGGGCGTGATGTCGGTGAGGTCGGTATTGGCTTCCCAATAGGCGTCGATCGTCCCCACATCCTTCCAGTAGGAAACCTGCTCGTGTTCCGAGCGCACGCAGGAGCGCGGAAACCTGTGCGCCCAGGCGGTGCCCTTTGCAACGATATGGGGAATGATGTCCTTGCCGAAATCGCGGCTCGACCCTTCGGCCGCCGCATCGCGGCGCAACTGGTCCATCAAAAATTTGGTCTCGAAGACGTAAATGCCCATCGAGGCCAGCGAGATGCCCGGCTTGTCGGGGATCGAGGGCGGGTCCTTGGGCTTTTCCATGAACTCGACGATCCGGTCGCGCCCGTCCACATGCATCACGCCGAACGCCGAAGCCTCGCTCGAGGGCACTTCGAGACAGCCCACGGTCACGTCGGCGCCGGTGTCCACATGCTGGCGCAGCATGATCTCGTAGTCCATCTTGTAAACGTGGTCGCCGGCCAGGATGACGATGTATTTGGTGTTGTAGTCGTCGATGATATCGATGTTCTGATAGACCGCATCGGCGGTCCCCGCATACCACATGTCCTCGGCCACCCGCTGGCTGGCCGGCAGGATGTCGAAGCTCTCGTTACGCTCGGTGCGCAGGAAGTTCCAGCCGCGCTGGAGATGCCGGATCAGGCTGTGCGCCTGATATTGGGTGGCCACCGAAATGCGGCGAATGCCCGAATTGATGGCATTGGACAGCGCAAAATCGATGATGCGCGACTTCCCCCCGAAATAGACCGCCGGCTTGGCCCGCCGGTCGGTCAATTCCATGAGCCGCGTGCCGCGCCCGCCCGCCAGGACATAGGCCATGGCGTCGCGGGCAAGCGGCGCCGGGTTCTTCTTGTCGACCATGATCCTCTCCTTTGTTGCGCCTCCGGCTGGTCCCTCTCCGGCGGCGATTATTGTTTTGCCTATTCCGGTTCAAATTGCAGGATGAGGGTCGACAGCGGCGGCAGAACGATTTCCGCAGTTGCCGGATAACCGAATTCATTGCCTTTGGTTGCGTTGACCACGCCCTGATTGCCGGTGTTGGAGCCGGCATACCAGCCGGCGTCGGTGTTGATGCGCTCGATCCACCGCCCCGCGGCCGGCATGGGCAGCCGGTATTTTTCGCGCGGAACCGGCGTCAGGTTCGTGATGACCACCACCGGCGCTGCATCGGGTGCCTTGCGCACCCAGGCCAAAACGGAATTGGCCTGATCGTTGGCGATGATCCATTCGAACCCCTCGGGTTCGCAATCCCGGCCGTGCAGCGCCGGGAGTTCGCGATATACGGTGTTGAGGTCCGACACCAGCCGCCGCACCCCCTCGTGGAACTGCGCGTCGAGCAGCCACCAGTCGAGCGCATGGGCCTCGTTCCATTCCTCGCGCTGGGCGAACTCCTGCCCCATGAACAGCAGTTTCTTGCCCGGATAGCCCCACATGAAGGCGTAATAGGCGCGAAGGTTCGCAAACTTCTGCCAGTCGTCGCCCGGCATTTTCGTGAGCAACGAACCCTTGCCATGGACCACCTCGTCATGGCTGAGCGGCAGGGTGAAATTCTCCGAGAACGCGTAGAGCAGCCCGAACGTCAGGTCGTGATGATGGAAGCGGCGATGGATCGGCTCACGCTGCATGTAGCGCAGCGTGTCGTTCATGAACCCCATGTTCCACTTGAACCCGAACCCCAGCCCTTTGGCATAGGTCGGCGCGGTCACGCCCGGCCAGCTCGTCGATTCCTCCGCCACCGTGAACGTGCCGGGGTGGTTGCCATAGGTCTCCGCATTGACGCGCTGGAGGAAGGCGATCGCCTCTATATTTTCGTTGCCGCCCTGGCTGTTGGGCACCCACTGGCCCGGCTGGCGCGAATAATCCAGGTAGAGCATGGACGCCACCGCATCGACCCGCAGCCCGTCGATGTGGAATTTTTCCAGCCAGTAGAGCGCATTGTTGGTCAGAAAGCTCGAGACTTCCTTGCGCCCGAAATTGTAGATCGCCGTGTTCCAGTCCGGGTGGTAGCCCTGACGCGGATCGGCGTGTTCGTAAAGCGCGGTGCCGTCGAACTTGGCCAGTCCGTGCTCGTCGGTCGGGAAATGGGCGGGCACCCAATCGAGGATGATCCCCAGCCCCGCATTGTGGGCCGCATCGACGAACCGGGCGAACCCGGCCGGATCGCCGAACCGGGCCGTCGGCGCATACAGCCCGGTGGGCTGATAGCCCCAGCTCGGATCGTAGGGATGCTCGGAGATCGGCAGCAATTCGATATGGGTGAACCCCATGTCCGCCGCATAGGGCACAAGCTGGTCGGCAAGCTGGTCATAGCTCAAGAAGCCGCCATCGGGCCGTTTGCGCCACGAACCGAGATGGACCTCATAAACGCTCATCGGCTCGCGCCGGTAGTCGCGCGACTTACGCGCTTCCATATAGGCGTTATCGGTCCAGGCGAACGGCGTCGGATCGGCCACCACCGAGGCGGTCTTTGGCCGCATCTCCGTTTGCTGAGCGTAGGGGTCTGCCTTGAGCGGCAGCAGGTTCCCCGCTTTGCCGAGGATCTCGTATTTGTACTGGGCGCCGGGCAGGACGCCGGGCAGGAAGATTTCCCAGATGCCGATTTCGTTGCGCCGCCGCATCGGATGGCGCCGACCGTCCCAGTCGTTGAACGAGCCCACCACCGAAACCCGCTGCGCGTTCGGTGCCCAGACGGCGAAATGGGTGCCTTCAACGCCCTCGAATGTCATGAAATGGGCGCCCATCTTGTCGAACAGACGCAGATGGGACCCCTCGCCGATGTAATAATCGTCCATCGGGCCGAGCACCGGACCGAAGGAATAGGGATCGATCACATCCCACTCTCCCCCCTCATTGCCGGCGTGGTAGAGTACGGGCTGAAAACGGTCCATGGCCACACGGCCTTCGAAAAATCCCGCATCGTCCCTTTTTTCCAGCTTTCCCAAGGCCTTGCCGTCGAGCGTGCGCGCCTCGATCCATTGGGCGTGGGGCACGAGTGCACGGAGTGTCCATTGGCCGTCACTCTCGTGCAGGCCCAGAATGGAGAACGGGTCGTCGTGCTGGCCGCTCACCACGCGAGCGATCTGTTTGGGATCGGCCTGCCAACCGGACTGCTTTTTTGCCAAGTGTTCTACTCCCCCTCTGACGTCAGCGCGTCAGTGTCTTGTTATGAACCCGCCAGGGACCCCTCAGTTCCGGCGTCCCGCAGTCAAATCGTCAAATGTGCGGCGCTCCCCAGATATCGTCGGCGTATTCGCGGATCGTGCGATCCGAGGAAAACCAGGCCATTCGGGCCGTATTGCGGATGGCCATGGCGTTCCAGACCGTGCGGTCGCTCCAGAGCGTATCGACCTTGCGCTGCGCGGCGCAATAGGCATCGAAATCGCGTGCCACCATGAACCAGTCATGGTCGTAAAGCCCGTCCATCAGGGAGCGATAACGCGCCCGGTCGTCCGGAGAGAACACACCCGACCCGATCGCTTCGATAACTTCGCGCAGCGTCGGACTGGCTTCGATCATTTCGCGCGGGGCGCGGTTCTGGGCGCGAACGTCATCGACCTCGTCGGCGGTCATTCCGAAAATCACAATGTTTTCAGGGCCTAACCGCTCGCGCATCTCGACATTGGCCCCGTCCATCGTGCCGATGGTCAACGCCCCGTTGAGCGCGAACTTCATGTTCCCGGTCCCCGACGCTTCCATGCCGGCGGTGGAGATCTGTTCGGACAGATCGGCCGCCGGGATGATGGTTTCGGCCAGCGACACATTGTAATTGGGAAGGAACACCACCTTCAGAAGCCCGCGCACCGCCGGGTCGTTGTTGATGACCTTGGCGACGTCGTTGATGAGCTTGATGATGAGCTTGGCGTTCCAGTAGCTCGGCGCCGCCTTGCCCGCGAACACCTTGACCCGCGGCACCCAGCGCTTTTCGGGATGGGCGCGGATCATGTTGTACTGAGCCACCGCTTCCATGATGTTGAGCAATTGCCGCTTGTATTCGTGAATGCGCTTGATCTGGATGTCGAACAGCGCATCGGGTGAGACCGAAATTCCCGCCCGCTCCTTGATCAGCGCCGCCAGACGCTCCTTGTTGCCGCGCTTGACACCTGCGAACTGGTCCTGGAGCGATTTGTCCTCGGCGTGAGCGTCGAGCTTGATAAGCTGTTCGATATCGTCCCGGAAATCGGGGCCGATGCGCTCGGAAATCAGCCTTGTCAGCGCCGGATTGCACTGCATCAGCCAGCGGCGCGGGGTGACGCCATTGGTCTTGTTGTTGATGCGGTCGGGGTAGAGCTTGTGCAGATCGGCAAACACCGTCTGTTTCATCAATTCGGTATGCAGCGCGGAAACGCCGTTGATCGAATGCGACCCCACGAACGCCAACTGCCCCATGCGCAACCGGCGCCCGCCATTCTCGTCGATCAGGGAAATCGCCGCGATCCGGGAATCCTCGAGCCCCTTTTCACGCGCTTCCTCGAGCACCATGGCGTTGATGGCATAAGCAATCTGCATCTGGCGCGGCAACAGCCGCTCGAGCAGCGCCACCGGCCATGTTTCCAGCGCCTCGGGCAACAGGGTGTGGTTGGTGTAGGAGAAAATGCCCTTGGTCAGTTTCCACGCCTCGTTCCAGGCCAGCCCCTGCACATCCATCAGGATACGCATCATCTCGGCAATGGAGATTGCCGGATGGGTGTCGTTGAGTTGGATGGCCACCTTGTCGGGCAGAGACCCCAGATCGCCATATTGCTGGAGATGACGGCGCACGATGTCCTGCAGCGAGGCCGAGGAGAAGAAGAATTCCTGCCGCAGCCGAAGTTCCTGGCCGGCGGGTGTGGAGTCGGCGGGATAGAGCACGCGGGTGATCGAAACCGCCTTGGCGCTCTCCTCGAGCGCCCCGATATGATCGCCCGAATTGAACCGGTCGAGCAACAGCGGGTCGATCGGCTGGGCGCTCCAGAGGCGCAGCGTGTTGACGCGCGCCCCGCGCCAGCCAACCACCGGCGTATCGAAGGCCACGGCATTGAGATGCTCGGCCGGATGCCAGACCTGCCGCACGCTGCCATCGGGCTGTGTCACCGGCTCGACCGAACCGCCGAACCCGATCTCGTAAGCGCTTTCGCGCCGCTCGAACTCCCAGGGATTGCCGTGCGCCAGCCAGTCCTCGGGCAGTTCCACCTGCCAGCCATCGCTCATTTCCTGCCGGAAAAGCCCATGGACATAGCGGATGCCGTAACCGTATGCGGGCACCTTTATGCTCGACATGGATTCAAGGAAACACGCGGCAAGACGGCCAAGTCCGCCATTGCCGAGCGCGGCATCGGGCTCGCGCTCGATCAACTCGTCAAGGTCCACGTTGAAGGACCCAAGCGCCTCGCGCACCTGTTCCATCATGCCCAGATTGGACACGGCATCGCGCATCAGGCGGCCGATCAGAAATTCAAGGCTGAGATAATAGACGCGCTTCTGGGAGGTCCGCCACGTATCGCGCGTCGATTCCATCCATTGGTCGATGATCCGGTCGCGAATGGTCAGGATGGTCGCGGTCAGCCAATCGGTGCGGCGCGCGACGATGGGATCCTTGCCAACGGCATAGGTCAGCTTTTCGAGGATTTCGTTGCGAAGCGTTTCAGCATCGTTAGCCCGGGGCTGAGGTGTGGGAGCATCGTAAACGATCGGCTTTTGCGGCATGTCGCAACCCATGGTTCATGTCTGTTCCTCCCCTCAGAGAATTTGAGTGTTGCACGAGTTCCGGCCGCGTTCCAGCACCTTTAGCGTCATGGCGCTCATGCGCTTCCAACATGGTTGAACAAAAAATGCAGCGACAACGGAACCGGCGGGCCACGGGCGCGTTTTAGGGACAGCCGATGGAGGCGCCCCTACCTTCATCGTGCCAAGCCCTGACCCTAAAGAGGATTGCTGCCCGGCGATCCTCTTTTTTTATGCGAGACCGGAACCAATTTCAGCAACCGGCGTTCACAGGTAACGCGGATGCGTTTCCCCCAAGCGCTTTCGCTATCAGAAAGGCCGGGAGTCCCAAAAGGCTCCCGGTCTTTCCTCGTTGCGGGACCGGATTTCCCTAACGTTGGGATCA carries:
- a CDS encoding glycogen/starch/alpha-glucan phosphorylase, translating into MPQKPIVYDAPTPQPRANDAETLRNEILEKLTYAVGKDPIVARRTDWLTATILTIRDRIIDQWMESTRDTWRTSQKRVYYLSLEFLIGRLMRDAVSNLGMMEQVREALGSFNVDLDELIEREPDAALGNGGLGRLAACFLESMSSIKVPAYGYGIRYVHGLFRQEMSDGWQVELPEDWLAHGNPWEFERRESAYEIGFGGSVEPVTQPDGSVRQVWHPAEHLNAVAFDTPVVGWRGARVNTLRLWSAQPIDPLLLDRFNSGDHIGALEESAKAVSITRVLYPADSTPAGQELRLRQEFFFSSASLQDIVRRHLQQYGDLGSLPDKVAIQLNDTHPAISIAEMMRILMDVQGLAWNEAWKLTKGIFSYTNHTLLPEALETWPVALLERLLPRQMQIAYAINAMVLEEAREKGLEDSRIAAISLIDENGGRRLRMGQLAFVGSHSINGVSALHTELMKQTVFADLHKLYPDRINNKTNGVTPRRWLMQCNPALTRLISERIGPDFRDDIEQLIKLDAHAEDKSLQDQFAGVKRGNKERLAALIKERAGISVSPDALFDIQIKRIHEYKRQLLNIMEAVAQYNMIRAHPEKRWVPRVKVFAGKAAPSYWNAKLIIKLINDVAKVINNDPAVRGLLKVVFLPNYNVSLAETIIPAADLSEQISTAGMEASGTGNMKFALNGALTIGTMDGANVEMRERLGPENIVIFGMTADEVDDVRAQNRAPREMIEASPTLREVIEAIGSGVFSPDDRARYRSLMDGLYDHDWFMVARDFDAYCAAQRKVDTLWSDRTVWNAMAIRNTARMAWFSSDRTIREYADDIWGAPHI